In Candidatus Methylomirabilota bacterium, the genomic window CGGCCGCAGGCTTCTAGGTCATTCAAGCGCGAGCCGGAACAGCGGGTGCCCGGGCCCCTGAGGGAAGTGGACGCGCCGTGTGTAATCCAGCGCCCCCACGTACCGCTCGAAGTGCTCGGCGAGCCGGCGATACGGCAGGCTGCCGGTGCCGGCCTGGGCCCGCGCGTGCTCGGAGACGAAGCGATACGCCCGCTTGCCCTGCGAGATGTAGAAGCTCGTGGAGGCGATGCGGTCCACCCGTTCCCGGAACACTCCGGTCATGAACATCGTGTAGTCGCCGATGTGTCGCCGCACCGTCACCTCGTGCTCGGGCTTGAATCCCGGGGCGTCTTCCTGCCACGCGGCCTGGATGTCCAGCAACATATCGACCACGGTCTCCAGACGGGGCAGGGCCGCGCCGCGCGGGTAGAGATTTTCGACCCGGGCGAACCGCGCGAGGAGGTCGGCGAGATACCTCGCGGCGGGCTCGTCATCGAGGGCGAGGTCCCGGAAGCTGGCCCGAATCGCTCGGGCGAAAAAGGCTCGCAGCTCCACGTTTGGATGATAGCAGATTTGCTACAATGCCCGACCGTGGCGACTGTCGCACCGCCCAAGCTGCCCTGGCTGCTGGTGGCCTCGAGCCTGCTGCTCCTGGGGCTCCTGCTCTACGTCATGTTCGTGGACTATCTGCCCGCCAGGCAGCGGATCATGGGCCTGGAGCACGAGCTCAAAGAGGTCTACGCTCGGGAAGCGACCTTGCAGACGCGGTTGGCCCAATCGGATCCGGGCCAGCGGGATCAGCAGCTGCGCTCGCTGCGGGCCGAGCGCGAGGCGCTGGTCCGCCGCATCGAGCGGTTGGAGCGGGAGCTCGCCGAGGCCCGCCCCCGCGACGCCGAACGTCAGTAGCCCGCCCGGTTACCGAGCCTCCCGATCCAGGACGGCCAGCAGGCGCTGATTCGTGTCCCGCGTGCCCACCGAGATGCGCAGGTGATCGGGGTAGCCGAGGGCGGCGCCGTCGCGCACGAGGATGCCGGCCTGCAGGAGCGCCCGGCGGATGCGCTCGGCGGCCGGTACCTTCACGAGGAAGAAATTCGCCTGCGAGGGAGGGAAGGCCAAGCCGCGCCGGGCCAGCTCGCGGCCCAGGAACGCCCGCTCGGTGATGACCAGATCACGGCATCGCTCCCAATGGTCCCGATCCTCGAGCGCCGCCAGCGCGGCCACCTGGCCCAGGCGGTTGACGTTATAGGGGGCGCGCACCCGGTTGAGGCGGTCGATCGTCTCCCGCGTGGCGATGGCGTAGCCGACCCGCAGCCCGGCCAGCCCGGCGATCTTTGAGAAGGTGCGCAGGACGATCAGGCGCGGGAAGCGGCCGAGGAGCGCGACCCCATCGGGGCACTCTCGATCGTCGCAGAAGTCGCGATAAGCCTCGTCCAGGACGACCAGCGGTGGATCCGCTTCCAGCGCGTCGAGCAGCTGCAGGAGGGGCCCGCGGCGGATGATCGTCGAGGTGGGATTGTGGGGCGAGCACAGGATGATGGCCTTGGTGCGGGCCGTGACCCGGCCGCGCACGTCCTCGAGATCGGTGTCGTAGCCGGCCAGGGGGCTGACGCGCACGGTGGCCCCGGCCAGCGCCGCCACCGTCGTATATGGCTCGAATGAAGGCTGGGGAATCACGACCTCGTCGCCGCTCTCCAGCGCCGCCCACGCGATGATCGCCAGCAGCTCGTCGGCCCCGTTCCCCACGAGGATCTGGTCCGGCTTGACGCTCAGGTGCGCCGCCAGGGCTTCGCGCAACGCGGTGGCGCCGCCGTCCGGATAGAGGTGGACCCGCGGGGCTTCGCGCCGGAGCGCTTCGACCACGCGGGGCGAGGGGCCCAGCGGGCTTTCGTTGGCCGACAGCCGCACCAGGTCGGTACGCCCCAGCTCGTCGGCGAGCGTCTCGAGCGGGGGGCCCGGCTCGTAGGGCGCGATGCCGTCGAGGATCGGACGCCACAGCCTGCGCACGGATTCATTGTAGTAAGTCGAGGCGCCATTTGACAGTATTTGCCCGGCATTGCTACCCTCTGGTGCGCCATGTCGCCCGAGCTGTATCGCCGGGCCCGGCGCGCCGAGGCGAGAGGTGAGCGCGCCGAGGACAGGCGCCGCCTCCGCCTCACGTTTTTCCGGGCTGCGCTCGCCGACGGGCTCGATTCGCTCAAGCTCCGGCACACGGGCGGCGCGTCGGGCCAGGAATCGGTTCAGGCCCACGCCCGTCTGATCGACGAGATCGTCCGAGCCCTCCTCCGGCTGACCGTGGCCGACGCCCGGGCCGACGACCTCGGCCAGGCCCCGTTCGTGGTGGTGGCGCTCGGGGGGTATGGGAGGAGCGAGCTGCACCCCTCCTCGGACATCGATCTCATGGTGGTCTACGACGGCGAGCTGACGCCGTACGTGCAGCGCATCACCCAGGAGTTGCTCTACACCCTGTGGGACCTGGGGCTGGAAATCGGACACAGCCTGCGCTCGCTCGAAGACTGCGTGGCCATTGCCGGCACCGACCTGCCCAGCCGCACCTCCATGCAGGAGGCCCGTTTCCTGGCCGGCGACCGGGCGTTGTTCGGGCGGTTCCAGCGCGTGCTCCGGGAGAACGTCTATCGGCGCGACTTCGAGCAGTTCCTGCAGGCGATGCTGGCCGAGCGGGACCAGCGTTACCGCAAGCACGGCGCCTCGCCCTACGTGATGGAGCCGAACGTGAAGGAGTCGGCCGGCGGGCTGCGCGACATGCACACGGCCATGTGGCTGAGCGCCACGAAGTTCGGGGCCCGCACCCTGCGCGAGCTGACCGAAAAGGGCCTGATCACCGAGCGCGAGCTCGAGCTGACCGATGCGGCCTTGACCTTCCTGTGGCGGGTGCGCAACGAGCTGCACTTCCTGGCCGGGCACCGCAACGACGTGCTGACCCGCGACTGGCAGCCTCAGGTGGCCAAGAGCTTCGGCTACCAGGACGACGACACGAGCCTCGCCGTCGAGCGCTTCATGCGCGACTACTATCTGCACGCCCGGGTCATCCACCGGGTGGCGCGCCGCCTCATCGCCCGCTGTCAGGACACCCTGTCCCGCCGCAAGAGCGCGGCCCTGCGCGAGCGCCAGCAGGCCCTGGCCGACGGCCTGGTCTTCCTGGACGGCCGGCTGCACCTGGCCGATCAGAAAGTGGACCGCTTCGCCACCGATCCCACCCAGCTCGTCAAAGTCTTCTGGCACGCCCACCGGCTGGGCTGCGAGCTGTCGCTGGAGCTGGAGCGGGCGCTGGAGGCCGGGCTCGATCTGATCGACGACGGCCTGCGCCGCTCACCGGGGGCGCGGGATCTCTTCCTGGACATCTGCCGCAGCTGGGGACGCGTCGCCGTCACCCTGTCCCAGATGCACGAGCTCGGCGTCCTCGGGCGCTACCTGCCCGAGTTCGGGGCGCTGACCTGCCTGGTCCAGTACGACGTCTATCACCGGTTCTCGGCCGACCGGCACTCCTTGCTGGCCGTGGAGCACCTGGAAGCCCTGGCCCCCGGCAAGGCCGCCGAGTCGGAGGGCGCCGCGCAGGTCTTCGCCGACGTCGAGCGGCCCGAGCTGTTGATGCTGGGCATGCTGCTGCACGATATCGGCAAGGCCAAGGGCCATGGCCACGTCGCCAAGGGGATCCCTCTGATCCGGGAGCTGACCGGCCGCATGGGCCTGCCCGCCGAGGACGCCGCGTTGGTGGAATTCCTGGTGGCCCACCATCTGACCATGTCGCACATCGCGCAGCGGCGGGACATCGACGATCCCAAGACCATCGCCGACTTCGCCACGACGGTGGGCGACGCCCAGCGTCTGAGGATGCTCTATCTGCTCACCTACGCCGACATGCGCGCCGTGGGGCCGGGGGTGCTCACGCCGTGGCAGGCGGTGGTGCTGCACGAGCTCTACGCGCGCACGCTGAACCGGTTGACCGGCGGCCGGGTGGAGCGACCCACGCGGGCCAACCTCGCCGACCGGCTGCACGCGGCCCTGGGCGACGAGGTCTCACGGCAGGCGGTGATGGCCCACCTGGCCATGATGCCCGAGCGCTACCTGGCCACGACGACCGTGCAGCGAATGGCCGAGCACGTGCGGATGCTGCATCGCCTGGATGCCACCCGGCTGGGTACGGAGCTGTTCCACCATCCCGATCTGGGATCGTCGGATCTGGTCGTGGTCACGCGCGATCTGCCCGGCCTGTTCTCCCTGATCGCCGGCACCCTGGCCGCGCACGGGGTCAACATCATCTCGGCGCAGATCACTACCCGGGCCGACGGCATCGCCATCGACACCTTCCAGGTCAACGATCCGACCGGGGAAGCCATCACCGCGGCGAGCCAGTGGGCCCGGGTCCTCGACGGCCTCCGGGCCGTGATCGCCGGCGAGCAGAATGTGGAGGCGCTGCTGGCCCGCCGCCGCGCGGCCGGGCGCGCCGGCAACTCGCCGGCGCCGCCCCGGGTCAGCGTGGACAATTCGCTGAGCGACGAGCTCACCGTGGTGGAGGTCAAGTGCCCGGACCGGCTGGGACTTCTCTATCTGATCACTCGCACGCTGTCCGCTCAGGGCTGCGACATCGTGAGCGCGCGCATCGCCACGGAGATCGACCAGGCCTACGACACCTTCTACGTGCACGACGGCCGGGGGGGGAAGATCGCGGCCCCCGAGGCCCGGGAGCGACTGCGAGACGCGCTGGAGCGCGCCCTGGTTCAGCCCCTGTGATGGCCGGCGAGCCTCGCCCATGCTGAGCCGCTACCGCGAGCCTTTGCGGGCCTGGACCGAACCGATCGGCCATCTCCTGTTCCGGCTGCGGCTGCGCCCCAATCACCTCACGCTGGCCGGGCTCGGAGTGAGTCTCCTGGCCAGTCTGGCCTTCGCGGCCGGACGCACCCGGGTGGCAGGCGTCCTGCTGCTCCTGGCGGGCCTGTTCGACTTCTTCGACGGTTCGCTGGCCCGGGCTTCTGGGCAGGTCACGCCGTTCGGCGCCTTCCTGGACTCCGTCATCGATCGCTACTCGGACCTGGTGGTGCTGCTTGGTATCGTCGTGCTGTTCGTGGAGATGCCCCACTCCCGGGGCGCCCTGGCGGCGATGGCGGCTCTGGTGGGCACGGTGATGGTGAGCTACACGAAAGCCCGGGCCGAATCCATCGGTGTCGAGTGTAACGTAGGCATGATGGAGAGGCCGGAGCGGATGATCTGTCTCATCGCCGGAGCCTTGTTGAACCTGCTGGAGCCGGCCCTCTGGCTGCTCGTCGTGTTCGCCAACCTCACCGCGCTGCAACGCATCGTCTACACGCGCCGGGCCGCCCGGGATGCCGCGCTGCTGGGCCTGGCCATTGTCATGATCGCCGGTGCGCCGGCGGCGGCACGGGCCGAACCGCCGGCGGACGCCGCGGTCGGCGCCGAGGCCGCGACGGCGTGGACCCGGGCGGTCGCCGAGTACCAGTCAGGAGACCCTACGGCCCTCGTTCGCGAGTTCGGCTCGGCCGCGGCGCTCGGGGGCCGGATCGGGGACTACGCCGGCTTCCTGCTGGCCGACGCGCGGGAGCGGCTGGGCGACCTGCCCGGCGCGCGAGCCGCCGCCGTCGGCGTCGCCGACCGCCACCGGGACAGCCGCCTGGCCCCGGCCGCCCTGTTGCTAGCGGCGGTGCTGGCCGAGCGGCAGGGCGACGAGCCAGGCGCCCAGGCTTTGCTCGAACGTCTCATCACCTCGTACCCGGATGCGCCCGAGATGCCCCAGGCCCTGTACCTGTCGGGCATGCTGGGCGAGGCCCGTGGCAAACGGGAGGCCGCCGCGCTGGCCTACCGGGAGGTCAGGGTGCTGGCGCCGGCAAGCGCGTGGGCGGAGGGCGCCGAGGACCGGTTGACCGTGCTCACTGACGCGGGCGTCATCGTGCCGCCGCTGTCGGCCGTGCAACGGGTGGAGCGCGCCGAGCGGCTCTTGCGCAGCGGCGTGGCCAAGACGGCGTCCGACGAGGCCGAGCGGATCGCCAAGGAGACGAGCGACCCCGGCCTCATCGTGCGCGCCCTGCGAATCGCGGCCGACGCCTCGCAACGGCTGGGCCGCCACAGCGTCGCCGCTCGCACGCTGCAGGCGGCGGCCGCTCGTGCCCCGGCGGACCGCCGTCCCGCACTGCTGCTCGACCAGGGGCGGATGCTGCTCCGGGCGGGTCAGCGCGAGCAGGCTCTCATCGTGTTCGCCAACGCCGGGGCGCGGGGGACGGAGGCCGAAGCCGCCGAAGCCGCGTATCTCCGTGCCTACACGCTGGACGAAATGGAGCGCGACACTCAGGCGGCGGCCCTCTACAAGGCGGTGGCGAGCCGCTATCCGACTCGCGAGCGCGCTGGCGCCGCGCTGTGGCGCCTCGGTTGGCTGCAGTATTCCCAGGGGAAAATCAAGGCGGCCGGCGAGACATGGCTCAAGCTGGTCGACCTCCCCGGCGGCCGCACCTGGAAGATCGCCGCCCTCTACTGGGCGGCACGCGCCCGCGAGGGCGCGGCCGGAGCCGCCGCAGCGCGTCCGCTGTACCGCCGGGTGCTCCGGGAGGCGCCGCGCAGCTACTACGGCATTCTGACCGCTCGCCGCGTCTCGCCGGTGGAGTCCTCGCCCGAGCCCGCGATCCGGCTGCCCGCCGACCCCCGGGCCGCGCTGGCCGACGATCCAGGCTTCGCCCGCGCCGAGCTGCTGCGCCGGATCGGGCTGGTCGAGTTCGCCGTCCAGGAGCTGAACGACGTGGTGCTGCGCTCGGTGGGCGATCCGTTGCGCCTGTACGGTGTGTCCGGGGCCTTCGCGCAGGAGGCCCGCTATCATCTGGCCCTGCGCATCTTGCGCCGGCACTTTACCGGCGCCGCCGTGACCGGCCACGCTGCTCTGCCGCGAAGCTTCTGGGAAATGCTGTACCCCTTCGGCTGGCGGAAGGAGATCTACGAGGCGGCGCAGCGCACGGGTCTGGATCCCTTCCTGGTCGCGGCGATCGTGCGCGAGGAATCTTCGTACAATCCGCGGGCGCTCTCCCCCGCCGGCGCCCGCGGGCTCATGCAGCTCATGCCGCGGACGGCCCAGCCCATGGCCGAGATCCGTGGCCTGGCCTTCGGCGACGGGGACCTGCTCGACGACCCGCGCACCAATCTGCAGCTGGGCGCGGCGTTCATGTCGGGCCTGCTCAAGCAGTGGAACGACCCCCGCATCGCCCTGGCCGCGTACAACGCGGGGCCGGGCCGCGCCCGGCAGTGGTGGCAGACGCGACGCTCCAACGACATCGAGGTGTTCGTCGAGCTCATTCCCTTCGACGAGACCCGCAACTACATCAAGCGCGTGATGCTCGCGTGGGAAGAGTACCGCCGGATCTACGGATCCGGATCGCCCGAAGACTGACGCGCGATGCGGCAGGTGCTGGAGCACGTGGGGGAGGCGTTCACGGTCTTCGTCGCCGCCTCCTCGCTGATGTCACCGCCGGTAGTCTGGCGGGGGCTCAGACGCTCGGCTCCGAAAGGCGAAGGCTCACCCGTCGGGCCCGGGCCGCTTGTCGGCGGCGCGGGCCTGTGCCAGACTTCGTGGCGATGGACGCGGGATTCACGCCGCTGGGGCTCGACCACATCGTGCTGCGGGTCCGGGACCAGGAAGTCTCGAAGCGCTTCTACTGCGACACGCTGGGCTGCACGGTCGACGACATCAACGAGCGGATCTCGCTCGTCCAGCTCCGCTTCGGGGAACAGCTGATCGACTTGCTGCCAGCCGAGGTTGGAGCGGCGCGGGGCGGCCTGGACCACTTCTGCCTGTCGATCCGCTGCGACGATCTCGGCAAGGTGGCCGAGGAGCTACGCCGCCGCGGGGTCGCCGCGGTCGGCGACGTAGTTGACCGCCGGGGCGCGTACGGTCGCGGTCCCTCGCTGTACATCCGGGACCCCGACGACTACCAGATCGAGCTCAAACCTCGGTGAGGCCGCGGCGGGCGCGACCGCGTCTATGAACTTGGAGGGGGCAGAGACTGCCCCCTCCAAACCTCCCCGTTTCACGTGAGGTGACACGACCGTCACACATTCCTGCTGATGTCTAGCGCCAGTGGCCGGGGACCCAGACCCAGTAGAAGCCGGTCCAGGAGTAGAAGCCCGGCACCCAAGCGCGGCGCGGAGCCACGAACACCGGGACGCGGGGAACGACGACGACCGGCCGGGGCACGACGAACTTCGGCCGGTGCAGGTGGCCATGCTTGAGGCCGTGGCGGAACTGGCCATGCCCGGCCTTGCCCCAGTGCGCCCAGTGATCGACCGGCCTGGGGAAAGCGCTGGGCCGGTGAGCAAAGCCCGGTGAGCCGCCCGCCCAGACCGGCGAGACGGCGAGGAGCAGGGCGGCAACGACGGCGCAACCGAAGGCGAAGAGCGTTTTCATGGTCTTCCTCCTGACCTACAATGGCGCTCCACGTCATGTTTGACGTGGAGGCCCCGGGCACTATTTACATGGCCGCCGGGTGCCCGGGAGGATCTGTGCAGGCCCTGGATCTGCGCTGCTCGTCGACACCTGCCTGCAGCACGTGAAGCGATGAGGATCGGACGAAACGTGCAGGTGGCAGTGTGCCGGTGGCCGTCCTGGACGTCGTCGGGCTGGGCCTGGGCCTGGCCCTCGTGATTTCCGAGCGCTTGGCCGGTGCGGGCGCGACCGTCGCCCCCGCCCCACGGAGGGTGCCGTGAAGATCGACGTCTTCCCCCATATCCTGCCCCGCAAGTACTTCGACCGCATGCTCGAGGTCGCGCCCCGCGGCATGCACATGCAGAAGCGCATCTCCGGGATTCCCGTGCTGGTCGACGTCGATCTGCGCTTCCGCATCATGGACCGCTACCCCGACTACGTGCAGGTCCTCACGCTGGCCGCCCCCCCGATCGAGGTGGTGGCGGGCCCGGAGCGGAGCCCCGAGCTGGCCCGGCTGGCCAACGACGAGATGGCCGCGTTGGTGGCCCGACACCCCCAGCGCTTCCCGGGCTTCGTGGCCTCCCTGCCCATGAACAATCCCGACGCGGCGCTCGCCGAGATCGATCGCGCCATCGACCAGCTCGGCGCCACCGGCGTGCAGGTCTTCAGCAACGTGAACGGCCGGCCCCTCGACCTGCCCGAGCACCTGCAGATCTTCGAGCGGCTGGCCCAGCGAGGGCTTCCCGTCTGGATCCATCCGATCCGGGCCGACCGCGTGCCCGACTACCCCAACGAGCCCCGCTCCAAGTACGACCTGTGGTGGGCGTTCGGGTGGCCCTACGAGACGTCCATCGCCATGGGCCGCCTCGTGTTCTCGGGGATCTTCGACCGCCATCCCGATCTGGTGATCATCACCCATCACCTGGGGGCTATGGTGCCGTTCTGCGAGGGTCGCATCGGCGGCGGGCTCGACCAGCTCGGCTCGCGCAGTGACGATCCCGACGACGGGGCGGCCCTCAAGCGCCTGAAGAAGCGTCCCGTCGACTACTTCCGGATGTTCTACGGCGACACGGCCCTCTTCGGGGCCTGGCACGGCATGGAGTCCGGCCTGGCCTTCTTCGGCGCCGATCACG contains:
- a CDS encoding VOC family protein gives rise to the protein MDAGFTPLGLDHIVLRVRDQEVSKRFYCDTLGCTVDDINERISLVQLRFGEQLIDLLPAEVGAARGGLDHFCLSIRCDDLGKVAEELRRRGVAAVGDVVDRRGAYGRGPSLYIRDPDDYQIELKPR
- the glnD gene encoding [protein-PII] uridylyltransferase, with the translated sequence MSPELYRRARRAEARGERAEDRRRLRLTFFRAALADGLDSLKLRHTGGASGQESVQAHARLIDEIVRALLRLTVADARADDLGQAPFVVVALGGYGRSELHPSSDIDLMVVYDGELTPYVQRITQELLYTLWDLGLEIGHSLRSLEDCVAIAGTDLPSRTSMQEARFLAGDRALFGRFQRVLRENVYRRDFEQFLQAMLAERDQRYRKHGASPYVMEPNVKESAGGLRDMHTAMWLSATKFGARTLRELTEKGLITERELELTDAALTFLWRVRNELHFLAGHRNDVLTRDWQPQVAKSFGYQDDDTSLAVERFMRDYYLHARVIHRVARRLIARCQDTLSRRKSAALRERQQALADGLVFLDGRLHLADQKVDRFATDPTQLVKVFWHAHRLGCELSLELERALEAGLDLIDDGLRRSPGARDLFLDICRSWGRVAVTLSQMHELGVLGRYLPEFGALTCLVQYDVYHRFSADRHSLLAVEHLEALAPGKAAESEGAAQVFADVERPELLMLGMLLHDIGKAKGHGHVAKGIPLIRELTGRMGLPAEDAALVEFLVAHHLTMSHIAQRRDIDDPKTIADFATTVGDAQRLRMLYLLTYADMRAVGPGVLTPWQAVVLHELYARTLNRLTGGRVERPTRANLADRLHAALGDEVSRQAVMAHLAMMPERYLATTTVQRMAEHVRMLHRLDATRLGTELFHHPDLGSSDLVVVTRDLPGLFSLIAGTLAAHGVNIISAQITTRADGIAIDTFQVNDPTGEAITAASQWARVLDGLRAVIAGEQNVEALLARRRAAGRAGNSPAPPRVSVDNSLSDELTVVEVKCPDRLGLLYLITRTLSAQGCDIVSARIATEIDQAYDTFYVHDGRGGKIAAPEARERLRDALERALVQPL
- the hisC gene encoding histidinol-phosphate transaminase, with product MRRLWRPILDGIAPYEPGPPLETLADELGRTDLVRLSANESPLGPSPRVVEALRREAPRVHLYPDGGATALREALAAHLSVKPDQILVGNGADELLAIIAWAALESGDEVVIPQPSFEPYTTVAALAGATVRVSPLAGYDTDLEDVRGRVTARTKAIILCSPHNPTSTIIRRGPLLQLLDALEADPPLVVLDEAYRDFCDDRECPDGVALLGRFPRLIVLRTFSKIAGLAGLRVGYAIATRETIDRLNRVRAPYNVNRLGQVAALAALEDRDHWERCRDLVITERAFLGRELARRGLAFPPSQANFFLVKVPAAERIRRALLQAGILVRDGAALGYPDHLRISVGTRDTNQRLLAVLDREAR
- a CDS encoding transglycosylase SLT domain-containing protein, which gives rise to MLSRYREPLRAWTEPIGHLLFRLRLRPNHLTLAGLGVSLLASLAFAAGRTRVAGVLLLLAGLFDFFDGSLARASGQVTPFGAFLDSVIDRYSDLVVLLGIVVLFVEMPHSRGALAAMAALVGTVMVSYTKARAESIGVECNVGMMERPERMICLIAGALLNLLEPALWLLVVFANLTALQRIVYTRRAARDAALLGLAIVMIAGAPAAARAEPPADAAVGAEAATAWTRAVAEYQSGDPTALVREFGSAAALGGRIGDYAGFLLADARERLGDLPGARAAAVGVADRHRDSRLAPAALLLAAVLAERQGDEPGAQALLERLITSYPDAPEMPQALYLSGMLGEARGKREAAALAYREVRVLAPASAWAEGAEDRLTVLTDAGVIVPPLSAVQRVERAERLLRSGVAKTASDEAERIAKETSDPGLIVRALRIAADASQRLGRHSVAARTLQAAAARAPADRRPALLLDQGRMLLRAGQREQALIVFANAGARGTEAEAAEAAYLRAYTLDEMERDTQAAALYKAVASRYPTRERAGAALWRLGWLQYSQGKIKAAGETWLKLVDLPGGRTWKIAALYWAARAREGAAGAAAARPLYRRVLREAPRSYYGILTARRVSPVESSPEPAIRLPADPRAALADDPGFARAELLRRIGLVEFAVQELNDVVLRSVGDPLRLYGVSGAFAQEARYHLALRILRRHFTGAAVTGHAALPRSFWEMLYPFGWRKEIYEAAQRTGLDPFLVAAIVREESSYNPRALSPAGARGLMQLMPRTAQPMAEIRGLAFGDGDLLDDPRTNLQLGAAFMSGLLKQWNDPRIALAAYNAGPGRARQWWQTRRSNDIEVFVELIPFDETRNYIKRVMLAWEEYRRIYGSGSPED
- a CDS encoding amidohydrolase family protein → MKIDVFPHILPRKYFDRMLEVAPRGMHMQKRISGIPVLVDVDLRFRIMDRYPDYVQVLTLAAPPIEVVAGPERSPELARLANDEMAALVARHPQRFPGFVASLPMNNPDAALAEIDRAIDQLGATGVQVFSNVNGRPLDLPEHLQIFERLAQRGLPVWIHPIRADRVPDYPNEPRSKYDLWWAFGWPYETSIAMGRLVFSGIFDRHPDLVIITHHLGAMVPFCEGRIGGGLDQLGSRSDDPDDGAALKRLKKRPVDYFRMFYGDTALFGAWHGMESGLAFFGADHVLFGTDMPFDPEKGPGFIRDTIAAMERMRASAEDKAKIYAGNAQRLLRLRLKRT